Proteins from one Malania oleifera isolate guangnan ecotype guangnan chromosome 4, ASM2987363v1, whole genome shotgun sequence genomic window:
- the LOC131154348 gene encoding zinc finger protein 4-like, with protein sequence MRPPNSTPESENESDVSSQVASNISIQEASPSLDPPQDSNAASSCLTNLLNLQADLAPVSLDLTLNFNPTDAQVKGSGETSSEAAANSAAATVPRVFSCNYCRRKFHSSQALGGHQNAHKRERTLAKRAMRMGMFSDRYTSLASLPLHGSAAFRSLGIQTHASVHPQIVHQDRLPPAARFEHGHFGLPVFAEDEAELFWPGSFRQVSGEGRGNLSLEPTPSSNVNFLAMVPPPRTDSTSPDLSLKL encoded by the coding sequence ATGAGACCACCAAACTCCACCCCAGAATCTGAAAATGAGTCAGATGTGAGCAGCCAAGTAGCTTCCAACATATCCATCCAGGAAGCATCACCATCACTCGATCCGCCACAGGACAGCAACGCAGCTTCTTCCTGCCTCACAAACCTATTAAACCTTCAAGCGGATCTAGCCCCTGTTTCTCTTGACCTAACACTCAACTTCAACCCCACTGATGCTCAAGTGAAGGGCAGTGGGGAGACCAGCAGCGAAGCAGCTGCGAATTCTGCAGCAGCAACTGTTCCTCGTGTTTTCTCCTGCAACTACTGTCGGCGCAAGTTCCACAGCTCACAGGCACTGGGAGGCCACCAGAATGCACATAAGAGGGAGAGAACACTGGCGAAGCGTGCCATGCGCATGGGAATGTTTTCCGATAGGTATACCAGCTTGGCATCCCTCCCCCTTCACGGGTCTGCTGCATTCAGGTCCCTTGGGATCCAAACTCATGCCTCAGTGCACCCACAAATTGTGCACCAAGATAGGCTGCCTCCTGCTGCTAGGTTTGAACACGGCCATTTTGGATTGCCAGTGTTTGCCGAAGATGAAGCAGAGCTGTTTTGGCCTGGTAGTTTTCGGCAGGTAAGTGGGGAAGGCAGGGGTAATCTGAGTTTGGAACCGACTCCAAGTTCAAATGTTAACTTTTTAGCAATGGTTCCCCCGCCAAGGACAGATTCAACTTCACCTGATCTCTCCCTAAaactttga